A single Nitrosospira multiformis ATCC 25196 DNA region contains:
- a CDS encoding response regulator, with translation MNILVIEDDEDKSKKIEEFISLEFPAANVQLAKSLNSGLKALIAGSEVLDIVLVDMSMPTYDISQQEPSGGAPESFAGRELLAQMRLRSINVPTIVVTMFDSFGETPKRVSLEQLIADLKSRYSPPFKGFVYYNSAQEGWRSALKQLIAESNALARK, from the coding sequence ATGAATATCTTGGTCATTGAAGATGATGAAGATAAGTCAAAGAAAATCGAAGAATTTATTTCTTTGGAATTTCCGGCCGCGAATGTGCAACTCGCTAAATCTTTAAATAGTGGACTTAAAGCTCTAATTGCCGGAAGTGAAGTACTGGATATTGTGTTGGTTGATATGAGCATGCCTACATATGACATATCACAACAGGAACCAAGTGGAGGAGCTCCCGAAAGTTTTGCTGGTAGAGAATTGCTGGCGCAAATGCGCCTTCGCTCCATAAACGTACCTACGATTGTCGTAACGATGTTTGACTCATTTGGAGAAACCCCAAAGCGAGTATCACTTGAGCAACTAATAGCCGATCTCAAAAGCCGCTATTCGCCTCCATTCAAGGGTTTTGTTTATTACAACTCAGCTCAAGAGGGCTGGAGGAGCGCCCTAAAGCAATTAATTGCTGAAAGCAACGCGCTGGCTAGAAAATGA
- the lysA gene encoding diaminopimelate decarboxylase, giving the protein MSGFPSFSYRNGHLWAESVQLERIALEFGTPCYAYSRAALTTAYCEFDDAFAGRDHLVCYAVKANSNLGILNLLARLGSGFDIVSGGELQRVLKAGGDPQKIVFSGVGKQPAEMKAALEAGILCFNVESEAELHGLNRVAGEMGKVAPVSLRVNPDVDAKTHPYISTGLKENKFGIPFDEAEALYASAQALGNVRVAGLDCHIGSQLTELAPFIETCKKMLGLLDRLEAQGLEIEHLDLGGGLGIRYAGENPPSAREYVEALRSVVGNRRQKILIEPGRSLVGNAGVLLTTVEYLKPTPHRDFAIVDAAMNDLMRPALYKAYHEILPVVARNEMDAKTYQVVGPVCETGDFLGHDRHLALAQGDLLAVMSAGAYGMSMSSNYNARPRAAEVMIDGDRIHLIRERESVEQLMAGEKILP; this is encoded by the coding sequence GTGAGCGGTTTTCCTTCCTTCAGTTACCGCAATGGGCATTTGTGGGCAGAGTCGGTGCAACTGGAGCGCATCGCGCTTGAATTCGGCACGCCCTGCTATGCCTATTCGCGCGCGGCGCTGACTACAGCCTACTGTGAATTCGACGATGCCTTCGCAGGACGCGATCATCTGGTCTGTTACGCCGTCAAGGCGAATTCCAACCTTGGCATTCTCAATCTGCTCGCCCGCCTGGGTAGCGGCTTCGACATCGTCTCCGGGGGAGAACTTCAGCGGGTATTGAAGGCGGGGGGCGATCCACAGAAAATCGTTTTTTCGGGTGTGGGCAAGCAGCCTGCGGAAATGAAAGCGGCGCTCGAAGCGGGCATACTGTGCTTCAACGTGGAATCGGAAGCGGAGTTGCATGGGCTGAACCGCGTGGCCGGAGAAATGGGCAAGGTTGCGCCGGTGAGCCTGCGGGTGAACCCGGATGTGGATGCGAAAACGCACCCATATATTTCCACCGGACTCAAGGAAAACAAGTTCGGCATTCCTTTCGATGAGGCGGAGGCGCTTTATGCTTCTGCGCAGGCGCTTGGCAATGTACGGGTGGCCGGTCTCGATTGCCATATCGGCTCGCAATTGACCGAACTGGCGCCTTTCATCGAAACCTGCAAGAAGATGCTGGGGCTGCTCGACCGGCTGGAGGCGCAAGGGTTGGAGATCGAGCACCTCGATCTGGGCGGCGGCCTGGGGATACGTTATGCCGGGGAAAATCCCCCCTCGGCACGGGAATATGTCGAGGCGTTACGCAGCGTGGTGGGCAACCGCAGGCAGAAAATCCTGATCGAACCGGGAAGATCGCTGGTGGGCAATGCGGGTGTACTGCTTACAACCGTCGAGTATCTCAAGCCTACGCCGCATCGCGATTTCGCCATTGTCGATGCAGCCATGAACGACCTGATGCGCCCGGCCTTATATAAGGCTTACCATGAAATCCTTCCGGTGGTTGCGCGCAACGAAATGGATGCAAAAACCTATCAGGTTGTCGGTCCGGTATGCGAAACCGGCGATTTTCTTGGGCATGACCGCCACCTGGCGCTGGCGCAGGGTGATCTGCTCGCTGTCATGTCGGCCGGCGCTTATGGCATGAGCATGAGCTCTAATTACAATGCGCGTCCACGCGCCGCCGAGGTGATGATCGATGGCGACCGCATTCATCTCATTCGCGAGCGGGAATCGGTCGAGCAATTGATGGCAGGCGAGAAAATCCTCCCATAG
- the lptM gene encoding LPS translocon maturation chaperone LptM: MRALSSAVLIALLLNACGLKGPLYLPQEPAPAQPQKIPDTEKKK, encoded by the coding sequence ATGCGCGCGCTCTCGTCTGCCGTCCTAATAGCCCTGCTGCTCAACGCATGCGGCCTCAAGGGGCCCCTCTACCTTCCGCAGGAGCCGGCTCCGGCGCAGCCACAAAAAATTCCCGATACAGAGAAAAAGAAGTGA
- a CDS encoding response regulator: protein MKILIVDDEYRKVEEIFNVLADAGISCAGVKHETTAQAARILLRRQDYDLLIIDLHLPAAIGGKPDNEGGITFLDMIRLDEKVKLPASVLFITGREELIESAYTKVIERGAILCQYHSDSDEWKKILIGRAKYDSQRLARDEQVDVVIVTALRNPELDAVLNLPYQWIQKRIKDDPLTYHYGKIPRIDSNISVVAVSPNRKGMPSSAAVASKLALMFKPKILLMVGICAGIRDKCSLGDIIVADPTWDWGSGKHGLDSNGSPVFHAAPRQVPLNSALSQVASDLANDESVMNGIRKGWSEEVPGGKLKVHIGPMASGASVIADDRSARLIAIQQHRELIAIEMEAYAVMAAAEYTSIPNLTAMIIKSVCDFADAEKNDTWQKYASYTSAAFADQLFRNSNISV, encoded by the coding sequence ATGAAAATATTGATTGTCGACGACGAATATAGAAAGGTAGAAGAAATATTTAATGTGCTAGCTGATGCAGGGATAAGTTGTGCTGGAGTCAAACATGAAACTACAGCGCAGGCCGCGCGGATTCTTCTGAGAAGGCAAGATTACGACCTACTGATAATAGATCTTCATTTACCGGCGGCAATAGGAGGGAAACCTGATAATGAAGGGGGTATAACGTTTTTGGACATGATCAGGCTTGACGAAAAGGTCAAACTGCCTGCAAGTGTCCTTTTCATTACTGGAAGAGAAGAACTCATAGAATCAGCATATACAAAAGTAATTGAGAGAGGTGCTATCCTTTGTCAGTACCATTCTGATTCCGATGAATGGAAGAAAATACTGATCGGACGTGCAAAGTACGATTCGCAACGATTAGCACGTGATGAACAGGTAGATGTAGTCATTGTAACCGCCCTAAGAAATCCAGAATTAGACGCAGTTCTCAATCTGCCTTATCAATGGATTCAGAAGCGTATTAAAGACGACCCTCTTACTTACCATTATGGAAAAATACCCAGAATAGATAGCAACATTTCGGTAGTAGCTGTCAGCCCCAACAGGAAGGGTATGCCTTCATCCGCTGCGGTTGCCTCTAAGTTGGCCTTGATGTTTAAGCCTAAGATTTTGTTAATGGTAGGAATTTGTGCCGGGATTCGAGATAAATGCAGTCTCGGGGATATTATCGTTGCCGACCCTACTTGGGATTGGGGTAGTGGGAAGCACGGACTGGATTCGAATGGATCACCTGTATTTCACGCAGCCCCTCGTCAGGTACCACTTAACAGTGCATTGAGTCAGGTGGCTTCTGATCTCGCAAACGACGAATCCGTTATGAATGGTATCCGAAAAGGATGGTCGGAAGAAGTGCCAGGAGGCAAGCTAAAGGTTCATATTGGCCCCATGGCGTCCGGTGCAAGTGTGATTGCTGATGATAGATCCGCAAGATTAATTGCAATTCAACAGCACCGAGAGTTGATAGCAATTGAGATGGAGGCATACGCTGTTATGGCAGCTGCTGAATATACTTCAATTCCAAATCTGACAGCTATGATCATTAAATCCGTTTGTGACTTCGCAGACGCTGAAAAAAATGATACTTGGCAGAAGTATGCTTCATACACGAGCGCTGCTTTTGCTGATCAATTATTCCGAAATTCTAATATTAGTGTATGA